The genomic segment TATTTGATTGTATTTGTATCAAAACGATTTAGGGTTTTGGAAAGGGGGATAATTCGGGTTTTGACATCTTAGACTAGTTCTTGTCCGATTGTAATGTATCTTGTTCTTAGAAATCTTTGAATTCAGTGGAAAAGAGGAAAATCGAGTCTTGATAACTTATACCATTTGCTGCCCGATTGAACTCCTGTTCATGTAGAGTAGATGTTGTCCGATTGTAATGTATATTTGTCTGAGAAATATTAGAATTCAGTAGAGTAGATGTTTTCTGATTGTAATATATGTTGTCCGATTGTAATGTATATTGATTTTGAAATTGGACATCTCTTATAACATTTGCTATCCGATTGTGTATGTGTTCATTGTAGACATGATTGTTGTTGCTCTCATTAGTTGTGTgattatatttatacttttgAACTCAcaaatttttcatgttttatagaTATGTCTCGAGAGTTACCAAAGAGGATTTTTAAGGAGGGCGAGGAAACCCAAGTGACTCAGATCAACAACAACTGCAGGATCGACTTCATTATCAGAAAGTTGGAGGAGTGGCTGCCAAATGAGTTGAGAGAAGTGAAGAAAGTTGGAGGAGTGGCTGACAACAACTCTTGTGTCCTTTGTTACCACAACGGCTGCACTTGTGCTTTTTATTCTTTCTTGATCCTTGAGAAGATTTTATCTTGTCTTCTACTGATTCATGCCTTCTCTTTACTGGTCGACCAGCACTCTTTCTTGTCTCTGGTGGTAAAATCTTGGCAAGTTTAACCTCAGCTGGGACCTTCCATTCAGACTGTGGAACTGCTATTGGGTTAATGCTTTCCTCATATGCGGTTCTCCATGCTGTAGTGCTGTAGAAGGCGTCGGTAAATCTGTGTACTTCCAAACCTGTGTGAACAAAAATGTGAATTATTGGAGTCTATATACAGATAAATAGGTCCCAAGTTAATGTGTTTATACTTCCATACCTCGTGAATAAATTGCTGGAATGGCGTGTCGGCAAGGAATTTTTCCTATATCGTACTTCCCACATGTGCATGTTCTTCTTTCCAAATCAACATGACAATCATATATGTCTCCTTTCACCACCGATTTGACGTTGTCAGTCTTGTAAACCTTAAACCCCTTTGCCTTCACAATTCTCCTATCTATCTTTTTCTCTACCTCAGCGGTTAAAGGATCAAGATGCTTAGAGCTTACCAGGCGACGCTCATAGAACCATCGAGTCAACAGTTCTCTTATACTATCTAGCAAAGGAATAACCGGATATTCTCTAGGTACTCTCAAAACTGAATTTATTGACTCTGCAGGGTTTGTGGTCCTAATGTCGTACCTGGATCCAGGGAACAGAGAACGAGCCCATTTGCGCACATCAGCCTCCTGTAGATATCTTCCAAGCTCAGGACTCATATCAAAAATTTGGGTCATATGTTCCTTAAATTCAGTGAACCTATATGCCCGTGAAGCCTTTTCAACCAAGGCAGTGAACCCTTTTGTCTTGAAAAATGCAACCACATTGGTCAACAAGTGATGAATGCATATTCCATGTGCTGATCGCGGGTAGACAGTCCCAATCGCTTTAGCAATAGATGAATTTCTATCTGAGACAAAAGCCAAGTCTTGACAGTCTTTTATAACCACTTTCAACTGCCTGAAGAACCAACCCCATGAATCATCATTCTCTGAATCAACAACTCCAAATGCAATCGGATACAAGTTAGAGTTACCATCTACAGCAGTAGCAACAAGTAGAACTCCtctgtatttatttttcagaaaagtTCCATCAACAACAATCACCCTTCGCATTGCATTGTAGTATCCTCTAACTGATTGCCCAAATGCCATAAATAGATACATGAATCTCCCCTTGTCATTAATTTCATAGTGAGTATGCGTACCAGGATTAGCTTCTTTAAGCATATGCAAATACGATGGTATTTTAGCATAACTGCGATCTGGTATACCTCTAGCAGCTGCAATAGCAAACTCCCGAGCTTCCCAAGCGTGCCCATAAGTAATCTCACAACTATGGTCCAATCTCATAAAGTCAATGATGTCATTTGGTTTTGGGCCATCGTTGGCATCACCGTATCGATGTTGTATTAGTCTCCCAATTGTTCTTGCCGATGCTGTTTTTCCGAAATTGCTTTTCTTTGAAGGTGCACATGAATGTCGTTCCTCACACCGGTTGATCATGAAATATGCAGACCCGTCCAAACCTTCTGCACGCACACTCCAATTGCATAATGCATCCTTACATCGGCAATACCACCATTTTCTCGTGGATTTGATAACAGTGTAATCGAAATTATTCTTCATCGCCAAAATTTCCATTGTTGCCTTCAGAACCTCTTTACTCTTGAAAAGTTGATTCTTCTTCACAAAATCTCCTCTCCACTCTCGACCAGACTTTTCAGTATCTCCATTATTTTGAGAATCTCCAATTTTTTGACTCCTTAAACCAGCATCACGACAACCATCAGCGGCGACATGATCCTTCTTTCTACCACAAGACTCCTTTGACGGCTTCACAAACGCGGCTCCATTTATCTCCAGAACTTCTTCATCCTCAACATTACTTGAATCACACGGCTCCTTATTCAAATCAATATTGATCCGTTCGTTTTTATTTACGCCAGAACCAGAGAACGTGACGCACAAGGTAGTAGATGAATCCCTCTTCGCATAAGCCACAAAATTAGATGATTGGCGATCATTGGTGATAAAAATTGGAGGATTTCCTCTTTGATTCACTATCGAGTAACTGAACTCGGCATTAACAGCAATATGGTCCAACCCATAATCCTCACACACGATCCTCTTGACCACCACCAATGGAGTAGTAGTTTCTAATGTTACCATTCGACCACCCCTTGCTTTCTCTACCACGAAACTCCACTCTTCACTGAAATCAGACACCCATTCCCCGGATTTAACATAGATTAGAACCATGATGTATGATGTATTGATGGAGAGAAGAGATGATTTTGTggatgaagaagagagaaagcaaACTATGAGAAAGAAAGATCgtgggaggagaagaagaacgtGATTTaggagaaaatattttttgaaagatttagggtagatttagtttagatttaggaaacTTCTGTAAccgaaaatggaagtttccatatttttcacGATTTGCCTAGAATACGTATACTACCTACCCAGAACACCGTATTATAGGTGAGAACTGTATTCTACCTTCAGGCGTCATATAAGGTAAAAGGTATAACAGATTATGACACGTAATGTAACCGAGCTCTGTGATTGAGTTGTGGTTATATCTCGTTTTCTAGCTGAAGGTACACCAAAGccatctttcttgattatagCGTAGCTGATTATATCTTTGCCACGGTATAGAAGAAATGTTATACTACCATATATAGCCTAGATATATCAgtgttttaaatttagatttcgAACTATAGACTAAGTAGACTGCCAGAATGAGTATTCTAACTGTAGCcagaagataaaataaaatatgattcgaatttttttaaaaaaaaattcaaacttatatattgtcatatttatgttttctatagttttcatatttttttatatttttaaaactctatttactatttttctcataAAACAAGGGTAAAATATGTccaaaattgccaaaaatatgaaaagtctTATTGTGACAAATAAAAGTTCAAAGTGTCCCATTTTTCCAATTCTCCCTTCTGTTAATTGTGATCATTATTTACAAAGACCAGTATTTAGAAATAGATGGATTAAGATGGATCGCCGTCTTGTACCAATTAATATCAACATTATTCCTTAAGTagtttgttatttaaaatagtatttggGTCTAACTTTTTGTtgtgtaatattatttttcaaaactaaaagcTTGAATCTTATGTTGATGGCTCTTAGAGAATCTACAAGATTTTCATCGCCTGTACATTCATAATTTCTAGCTCGAATTTTGGGCAATACGATGCCTAGCATTCTGTAATGAGTTCAAAAAAACATCGTGTTTCAGACGGATTGTGACCAAAGATACCCAGGATTGGCCAGTTTATTTCACGTTGGCACTAATATCCTTGCTCGTTTGTTGATCTCGAGCTATTCTTATTAGCTGCCTCAAAGGGCAACATGAACTTTAACGGATATCTCGTATTAAAAAAGAGGCTGCATTGGCCGTTACGTTTGACACTAGCATACGCACAAAACATAACTTGGAACTTATTAGTTTGTGTCTATCTTGAAACGGACCTAAGAGTGATGCTTATAATCAAAGTGCCCTTGCGATTATCCTCACTTCCGCCGACTCTTGATGTTGTAATAGTTTCTGGCACGTGAATCGACCCACCGGCTCACCTGGCTCCATCTCTACCATGAAACCAACGTCGCACCTAATTAAAGATCGAAAGAAACAGAGCACTTTCGTGAAGAAGAAAACtttacttttattatttcttgCTTGAAAGGTTACAAAGCTATTACATCGTTTATATAGAGAGTTGCAAATCTTATCAACACAATGACGTGGTTAAGGCACAGCGCACGATCCAAGGCATCCAAATTTGTTTGATACTGCGAGGACGTGAGCTGGCTTGACCGTGCGAGCACAAGACCGTTGAGTCTTGACTGCTTTCTGTTGCGAGGAAGACGACAAGATGTTTGGCTGAACAGCTGAAGTGAACTGAGACTTTAAGTCTATTTCTCGTAATGGACTTCTCGAAAGCCCACTGCTTTCTTGTAACGAGTTACTCGAAGGCCCACTGCTaatactccccctcaaactCAGAGTAGGAGGAAGCGAAACACTGAGTTTGGCGCGCAGCTTGAAGAACGGATCCTGAGCCAGAGattttgtgaacacatcagcaaTCTGTAGCTAAGCAGAGATATGCTTCACCTCAAGTTTCTTCATAGCAACTCTCTCACGGACATAGTGATAGTCGATCTCAAAATGCTTCGTCCGTTTGTGAAACATTGGATTAGCACTGAGACAAACTGCAGAGAGGTTATCACATAACAGCAACGgaatgatcttctgctccaacCCCATGATACGAAGAAGATTTTGTATCCAAGCCACCTCGGACGCTGCAAGAGACATTGTTATGTATTCCACCTCTGTAGAAGACTTGGAGACAGTGTCGTGTCGTTTTGCAGACCAAGAAATCAAGTTTGAGCCTAAGAACGTGCAGAAGCCACCAGTAGATCTCTGAGTGTCCTTGCAGCCGGCCCAGTCGATGTCGCTGTAGCAGACAAACGTTGAATGAGTCTGAGCTTTTATGTCAATTCCATTCTCCAGAGTTCCTTTCACATAACGCAGGATGCGTTTGAGAAGGTTGAAGTAGGAAACACTCGGCTGATGCATCTTTTGACAAATGTAGTTGACGGCAAACTGCAAATCTGGTCTAGTAAGTGTCAGGTATTGAAGCTTACTAGCCAGACTGCGGAAGTAGGAAGGTTCTGCAAACAACTCATCTTGACCTGGTAGATTATCGAGTTTCATAGGCAACGGAGTGGGCATCGGAGCACAGTCTTTCATTCCTGCAGACACCAATAAGTCTGTTGCATACTTGGTTTGATTCATGAACAAGCCCCCTTCATGATGATGAACCTGAATCCCCAAAAAATAGTGCATAGCTCCCATATCCTTCATCCGAAACTCACTGTTCAGAGCATCAAGCAGCTTTTCTACAACCGTTTCATCATTGCCGGTGAGAAtcatatcatcaacataaagaagaagatagaTGACACTAGACCCATGATGATACACGAACAGAGACGGGTCAGGAAAGCTGCACTGAAAGCCAAAAGCAATAAGAAAATTGTTGAACTTATCGAACCACGCCCGAGGAGCTTGATGAAGGCCATAAATCGCTTTCTTCAGTTTCCAAACGTGATCAGGTTTCTCAGGGTCCTCAAAACCACGTGGCTGAGTCATGTAAACAGTCTCCTTGAGATCACCATGTAGAAAGGCGTTCTGAACATCGAGTTGTCGAATCTTCCACTTCTTAGTGACATCAACATGAAGCATTGTCCTAATGGTAGCAGTACGCACCACTGGACTAAATGTTTCAATGAAATCAATGCCTTCCTCTTGCTCATTGCCACGAGCAACTAAGCGAGCTGAAGCTTGTGATGAGTGCCATCTGCGTGAAGCTTTTCTTTGTAGACCCATCCATTACTCAAAGGCTTCTGCTCTGGTGAGGGAGGGACTAACTCAAAGGTTTCGGTTTCAACCATGTGTGTGATTTCTTCTCCCATGGTGTTGTTCCAACCCTCATCACTTAAAGCATCCTTAAGACTTCGGGGAAGTGGATAACTGTCTTTCACCGTAAAGAGAGCATATTTTGGGTTCGGTTTTACAATTCCAGCACAAGCTCAAGTAGTCATGGAGTGTTGTGCTGAGGTTGCTCAACCGGAACTGGAGCTTCGTCATAATCAGAATGATCACTACTGGAGGCAGAGGAAGACGACGCAGGTGGAGACTGATAAACAACGTCATTCTGTATTGGTGAGGGAGCTGCAGCGGGAGGATTTGCTTGCAACCTAACCGGTGGGAGGTCTTCGTCAGCAGGACTAGATAGAGGCAATATCGTAGCCTGAGGTGAAATATTGAACATACGCCAAGCTTGAAGCAGAGCAGAGGCAGATGTTTTATGATAAGAGCTATAGACATCAGCATAAGGGAAGTGTGATACATCGAAGAGGACATGACGACTGATAAAGACTTTCCCTGTTGGAGGATAATAGCATCGATAACCTTTATATTTCTCGTTGTAGCCAAGAAATACACAGACGAGAGACTTAGGATCGAGCTTGTTGTTCATATACGGCCTAAGGTAGGGGTAGCATTTGCAGCCAAAGGCCCGGAGAGAAGTATAATCCGGGGCAGAACCAAAGAGTGTCTCATAGGAGCTCAGACCATTGCGCAAGACTGATAAAGGCAGAAGGTTACTGAGAAACGTGGCTGTAAAGAAAGCTTCAACCCATAAGGTTTGGGGAACCTTACTGCAGTATATCATTGTGATTCCTAGCTCGGTTATATGACGGTGCTTCCTCTCTGAGAGTCCGTTCTGTTTAGGGGTATGGGGGCAAGACACAAGTTGCTTGATGCCGTGATTTGCAAGATGTGACAGAAACTGTGAGCTGATGAACTCACCGCCTCCATCACACTGAAATTGTAAGATCTTGTGTTGCAATTGTGTCTCAACCAACTTTTGAAACCGAACAAATACAGAGAAGAAATCAGATTTTAACTTCAAAGGGTAAAACCATGTAAATCTTGAGAAATTGTCAACAAAGGTAACATAGTATTTAAATCCTTGAGCAGAAACAACTGGGCTAGGACCCCACAAATCACAATGAATCCCCTCCAACTGTTTACTAGAAAAGTGTTCAGAAGGAAGAAAGGGAAGTCTGCAACTCTTGCCTAACTGACACGCATCACACATACTCAAACTACTGCCTGCATTCAGACTTATTGACTTATTCTTGGCTAATGACTGAAGAATGTCCTTGTGGGGATGGCCCAGCCTCTTATGCCAAATCTCCACACTTGTAGCTCTCTACCTCGTTGAGTAGAAAGCTTTAAACCTTGCATCCCTCAGCCGATACAAATCTTTATGCCTTTTGCCTTGAGTGATCACATGTTTTGTTTGCATGTCCTTAACAAAAATAGATTCATTGTCAAACGTAATCTCACAAGGATAATCTGCTGTGAGCTTGGAAACCGACAACAAAGATTTTGTTATTCCGGGACATACTAACACATCATCAAGAGGAAGGATACCTTGTGGCGTGTGTAAGGCAATCGATCCAATGTGAGTGATAGGTAATTAGTCTCCGTTTCCAACGATAACCTGATCATTCCCAAGATACGGTTCAGATGAACTAATCTGCGCATTGCTGTTGGTGATGTGAGCCGATTCAGCAGAGTCTGGATACCAGTCATGACCTGCAGCCTGTTCTTGATCAGAGAGCTTCATCGTAGTGAGAGCGTTGTGCACATTGTCTGGAGGAGCAAAGGCCTGATCAAAGCGACTGTAACAGCGAATAGCAGTGTGGCCAAACTTGCCGCAGATCTGACACGTTGTCCTTCCTGAGTTGTTTCCAGGCGCTGATCCTGAGTTGTTCCCAGAGAACTGTTGGTGAAACCCTCGTCCTCTAGTTGAGTAAGAGTTATTACCACGACCTCGATAACCGCCTCTCTGATAGTAACCTCCACGACCTCTGTTGTTAGAGTAGCCTCTTCCAACGTTGAAAGCCATGTGAGGATTAACTTCAGTGGCTTGGTTGTACACTTTAAGCTTGTCCTCAAAGTTTACAAGCTTAAAAACAGCATCTTCAAACGTCATCTCTGGAACTAGATCCATGGAGTGCTCAATAAATGTGCAGATAGACTCATACTCCTTGCTTAAACCGTTTAAAGCTCCATAGATCATTTCATTCTCAGACACAGGACAACCTATTGAGTCTAGCTGATCACAAACGCTTTTAACTTCTCCTAGGTACTCCGTCATAGATATTTGGTTCTTTTGCATATCTTGGAGTTTGCGTTGGAGATCCAGCTTCCTTGTAGCAGAGACTCGATTGTACTTTTTGCCGAGGCTGAACCAAACTTCCTGCGCAGAGCTGAGGCCGTACACAGATCTGAGAGCGTCTTCAGATAGAGAACCAAAGAGCCACGCCATAATGAGTTGATCCTTGCGGATCCATTTCGTGAACTCCGGGTTTGCTTGCTCAATGTCCTCTTCACCTTGACAGACAGTGACAGTCGGCGCTGGCCGAACAGTTCCACCAGTAACGAAACCGAGCAGAGATTGACTTGAAAGAAAGGATTCGAACTGCGTTTTCCATAGTAAGTAGTTAGAAGACGAGAGCTTCAACGTTACACACTGAGCTATGCTCAGTGATGGCGTAGACACATGATCAGTAGCCTccatggctctgataccataaagaTCGAAAGAAACAGAGCATTTTCGCGAAGAAGAAAACtttacttttattatttcttgCTTGAAAGGTTACAAAGCTATTACATCGTTTATATAGAGAGTTGCAAATCTTATCAACACAATGACGTGGTCAAGCCACAGCGCACGATCCAAGGCATCCAAATTTGTTTGATACTGCGAGGACGTGAGCTGGCTTGACCGTGCGAGCACAAGACCGTTGAGTCTTGACTGCTTTCTGTTGCGAGGAAGACGACAAGATATTTGTCTGAACA from the Raphanus sativus cultivar WK10039 unplaced genomic scaffold, ASM80110v3 Scaffold0002, whole genome shotgun sequence genome contains:
- the LOC130500631 gene encoding uncharacterized protein LOC130500631; translated protein: MVLIYVKSGEWVSDFSEEWSFVVEKARGGRMVTLETTTPLVVVKRIVCEDYGLDHIAVNAEFSYSIVNQRGNPPIFITNDRQSSNFVAYAKRDSSTTLCVTFSGSGVNKNERINIDLNKEPCDSSNVEDEEVLEINGAAFVKPSKESCGRKKDHVAADGCRDAGLRSQKIGDSQNNGDTEKSGREWRGDFVKKNQLFKSKEVLKATMEILAMKNNFDYTVIKSTRKWWYCRCKDALCNWSVRAEGLDGSAYFMINRCEERHSCAPSKKSNFGKTASARTIGRLIQHRYGDANDGPKPNDIIDFMRLDHSCEITYGHAWEAREFAIAAARGIPDRSYAKIPSYLHMLKEANPGTHTHYEINDKGRFMYLFMAFGQSVRGYYNAMRRVIVVDGTFLKNKYRGVLLVATAVDGNSNLYPIAFGVVDSENDDSWGWFFRQLKVVIKDCQDLAFVSDRNSSIAKAIGTVYPRSAHGICIHHLLTNVVAFFKTKGFTALVEKASRAYRFTEFKEHMTQIFDMSPELGRYLQEADVRKWARSLFPGSRYDIRTTNPAESINSVLRVPREYPVIPLLDSIRELLTRWFYERRLVSSKHLDPLTAEVEKKIDRRIVKAKGFKVYKTDNVKSVVKGDIYDCHVDLERRTCTCGKYDIGKIPCRHAIPAIYSRGLEVHRFTDAFYSTTAWRTAYEESINPIAVPQSEWKVPAEVKLAKILPPETRKSAGRPVKRRHESVEDKIKSSQGSRKNKKHKCSRCGNKGHKSCCQPLLQLSSLLSTHLAATPPTF